In Desulfovibrio oxyclinae DSM 11498, a single genomic region encodes these proteins:
- a CDS encoding hemolysin family protein codes for MEDGSDSPLRSFFKSIFNKNGHDLEDHILEAREEGEIEGDEVSMLLNILELDSRKVTEVLVPRMDMTCVEAASTVAEAAAAIVKQGNHSRIPVYHETRDHIVGVVHAKDLLPPLMEGDGRFPISDIMRPALFVPEETQLDEMLSLFKKEKVHIAVVHDHYGGTSGIVTMADILEEIVGEMADEHEAERPDEIEYTEDGALLVAGKVPLEDVCELCAVSIESEHVDSIGGYLAALAGHIPSPGEHFDLQNRRFTIMAADERHIILIRIDTLEQEEEDETQQAED; via the coding sequence TTGGAAGACGGCTCTGACAGTCCTTTGCGATCCTTCTTCAAGTCGATCTTCAACAAAAACGGCCACGACCTCGAAGACCACATACTCGAAGCGCGAGAAGAAGGCGAAATCGAGGGTGATGAAGTGTCCATGCTTCTCAACATCCTCGAACTCGACAGCAGAAAAGTCACCGAAGTTCTCGTCCCGAGAATGGACATGACCTGTGTCGAGGCCGCGAGCACCGTGGCGGAAGCCGCCGCCGCGATCGTTAAACAGGGCAATCATTCCCGCATACCGGTCTATCACGAGACGCGGGATCATATAGTGGGCGTGGTTCACGCCAAGGACCTGCTCCCTCCGCTCATGGAGGGCGACGGCCGCTTCCCCATTTCGGACATCATGCGTCCGGCCCTCTTCGTGCCGGAAGAAACGCAGCTCGACGAGATGCTCAGCCTTTTCAAAAAGGAGAAGGTGCATATCGCCGTGGTCCACGATCACTACGGCGGCACTTCTGGCATCGTGACAATGGCCGACATCCTTGAAGAAATCGTGGGCGAAATGGCTGACGAGCACGAGGCGGAACGCCCGGACGAAATCGAATACACCGAGGACGGCGCGCTGCTGGTGGCAGGAAAAGTGCCTCTTGAAGACGTCTGCGAACTCTGTGCGGTCAGTATCGAATCCGAACATGTGGACAGCATCGGCGGATACCTCGCCGCGCTGGCCGGTCACATCCCGAGCCCGGGTGAACATTTCGACCTGCAGAACCGCCGCTTCACCATCATGGCGGCAGACGAACGACATATCATCCTCATCCGCATCGACACTCTCGAACAAGAAGAGGAAGACGAAACGCAGCAGGCCGAAGACTGA